A window from Solanum stenotomum isolate F172 chromosome 7, ASM1918654v1, whole genome shotgun sequence encodes these proteins:
- the LOC125870159 gene encoding tyrosine decarboxylase 2, protein MEGELKPMDAEQLREYGHKMVDFIADYYKNIENFPVLSQVQPGYLRKILPETAPAHSETLQDVLEDVQTKILPGVTHWQSPDYFAYFPSNSSVAGFLGEMLSAGINMVGFSWITSPAATELEMIVLDWLAKALKLPDEFLSTGQGGGVIQGTASEAVLVVILAARDKVLRRVGKDAISKLVVYCSDQTHSSLQKACQIGGIYPENFRVLKADPSRDYALSPDTLSEAVSHDMATGLIPFFFCATIGTTSSTAVDPLLELGKIAKSNSIWFHVDAAYAGSACICPEYRGYMNGVEEADSFNMNAHKWFLTNFDCSALWVKDRSALIQSLSTNPEYLKNKASQESMVVDYKDWQVPLGRRFRSLKLWMVLRLYGLEKLQAYIRNHIELAKLFEELVAQDKRFEIVTPRKFSLVCFRLLPPPSNEDYANKLNHDLLDSVNSTGKLFISHTLLSDRYILRFAVGAPLTEERHIVGAWKVLQDEAATLLSKC, encoded by the exons AT GGAAGGGGAATTAAAGCCGATGGATGCAGAGCAACTGCGAGAGTATGGTCACAAGATGGTAGATTTCATTGCTGATTACTACAAAAACATTGAGAATTTCCCCGTTCTCAGTCAAGTTCAG CCTGGTTATCTTCGTAAGATTTTGCCTGAAACCGCACCTGCTCATTCTGAGACATTGCAAGACGTTCTTGAAG ATgttcaaacaaaaatattacCAGGGGTGACCCACTGGCAGAGCCCAGATTACTTTGcatattttccttcaaatagTAGTGTGGCTGGATTTTTGGGGGAAATGCTCAGTGCCGGGATTAACATGGTGGGCTTTAGTTGGATAACTTCTCCAGCAGCGACAGAACTCGAAATGATCGTTCTGGATTGGCTTGCTAAAGCACTTAAGTTGCCTGatgaattcctttcaacag GTCAAGGAGGTGGAGTGATACAGGGAACAGCAAGTGAAGCTGTTCTAGTTGTGATTTTAGCTGCTAGGGACAAGGTTCTGAGAAGAGTCGGAAAAGATGCAATTAGCAAACTTGTGGTCTATTGTTCTGATCAAACTCATTCTTCTTTACAGAAAGCTTGCCAG ATAGGAGGAATTTATCCTGAGAACTTTCGGGTGCTGAAAGCAGACCCATCCAGGGATTATGCTCTTTCTCCTGATACACTTTCAGAAGCTGTATCACATGACATGGCCACTGGTTTAATACCTTTCTTCTTTTGTGCTACT ATTGGTACAACATCTTCAACTGCTGTGGATCCTTTGCTCGAGCTGGGAAAGATTGCCAAG AGTAATAGCATATGGTTTCATGTGGATGCGGCCTATGCTGGAAGTGCATGTATCTGTCCGGAATACCGGGGCTATATGAATGGTGTAGAGGAAGCTGATTCtttcaacatgaatgcacataaGTGGTTCCTGACAAACTTTGACTGTTCCGCTCTCTGGGTCAAG GACCGGAGTGCACTCATCCAGTCACTGTCAACAAATCCCGAGTATCTCAAAAACAAA GCCTCTCAAGAAAGCATGGTTGTGGATTACAAAGATTGGCAAGTTCCTCTTGGACGCAGGTTCAG ATCACTGAAGCTGTGGATGGTATTGAGACTCTATGGGCTGGAAAAGCTTCAAGCTTACATAAGAAATCATATAGAACTAGCAAAGCTATTTGAGGAACTTGTTGCTCAAGACAAGAGGTTTGAG ATTGTCACCCCTCGGAAGTTCTCATTGGTTTGTTTTCGCCTACTTCCACCCCCGAGTAATGAAGATTATGCCAACAAACTGAACCATGACCTGCTAGATTCTGTCAACTCAACTGGGAAACTGTTTATTTCTCACACG CTTCTTTCAGATAGATACATACTGCGCTTCGCAGTAGGGGCTCCACTGACAGAAGAGAGGCACATTGTTGGAGCTTGGAAAGTTTTACAAGATGAGGCTGCTACATTGTTAAGTAAATGTTAA
- the LOC125869618 gene encoding uncharacterized protein LOC125869618 yields the protein MGNLACLGVSRQPLAREIKTLETGFMQLGISEKGGVLASIKVRPIFIEDINAKQFKDESLNELRNKTEAENVALDAGGVLSFRGRICIPRVDDLIQKALIGPHSLRNFIHPGVTKMYRDFIGGLVKYEPQRPAGLLQKMPIPEWKWEMIDMDFVVGLSKTMGKFDFIWVVVDRLTKSSHFILVRVDYNVQQLARIYVKEIVRLHGVPLFII from the exons ATGGGAAATTTAGCTTGCTTGGGTGTGTCCCGGCAACCGTTGGCTAGAGAGATAAAGACATTGGAGACCGGGTTCATGCAATTGGGCATCTCAGagaaaggtggggtgttagctagcattaaAGTTAGGCCCATTTTCATTGAGGACATTAATGCCAAGCAGTTTAAGGATGAGAGTTTGAATGAGCTCAGAAACAAAACAGAGGCAGAAAATGTTGCTCTTGATGCAGGTGGTGTGCTCAGTTTTAGGGGGAGGATTTGCATTCCCCGAGTGgatgacttgattcaaaaaGCGTTGATAGGACCTCATAGTTTGCGGAACTTTATTCATCcaggtgtgaccaagatgtatcgcGACTTTATTGGTGGCTTG GTAAAGTATGAGCCTCAAAGGCCTGCCGGTTTGCTACAGAAAATGCCAATCcctgaatggaagtgggaaatgatagaTATGGACTTTGTGGTTGGACTTTCCAAGACCATGGGAAAGTTTGACTTCATTTGGGTTGTGGTTGACAGACTGACTAAGTCATCCCACTTCATTCTAGTCAGAGTAGACTATAATGTCCAGCAGTTGGCAAGGATTTATGTTAAGGAGatagtaaggttgcatggggtgccccttttTATCATCTGA